The Calditrichota bacterium sequence GTAGCCGTTTTTCTTTCGATTTTGCTGGACCCTCTGGTGGAATGGTTGCGCAAAATTAAAATTCCAAAGGGAATTGCCGTTTTAATTGTTCTATTGCTCACCTTTGCTTTTCTGTTTCTCCTGGGAGTAATGGTGTACGCCAGTTTTAGCTCATTCTCAAATGAATTGCCCAAGTATGAGGCCAAATTCACGACTATGTTTCAACATATTTTGCAGTGGTTTAACATTCCGCTGGAAGACCTGAATTCCTATTTGAACAATGTCGATTGGCGGCGGGCCATTACCGGTCTCTCTCTGCCGTCCTACATTTCAAGCGGCATCGGCTCGTTTTTTCAATTTCTGGCCAATGTGTTTATCGTCCTGTTGTTCATGATTTACATCCTTCTCGGAAGGGATTCTTTTTACGACCGTGTCCGCCGGGCATTTGAATCTCAGGGAACGGATCGGGTGATGGTCACTGTCAAGAATATCAATGATCAAATCCAGGAATATCTGATTGTTAAAACGATCATCAGTCTCCTGACGGGAGTTCTGGCCACCGTGGTGCTGCTGGCTTTTGGGGTTGATTTTGCCCTGGTCTGGGGAATGTTAACCTTTATGCTGAATTTTATCCCCAACATCGGATCCACCATTGCAACCCTGCCGCCGATTCTGCTGGCCCTGCTTCAATTCGATTCTCTCATGCGGCCGCTGTGGATTACCATCAGCCTTCTTGTGATCCAGATGACCATGGGAAATTTTGTGGAACCCAAATTTCTGGGGAAACGCCTGGACTTAAGTCCCCTGGTGGTGATTTTATTCTTGATTTTCTGGGGCTATCTGTGGGGCATTGTGGGAATGATTCTGGCCGTTCCGATCGCCGCGACCATTAAAATTGTCACGGAAAATATTAAACCCCTCCGACCGATTAGTGTATTCATGAGCGGGGGATAGGGGCGGTGATTTCGGGCTGTGGACATTTTAATTGAAATTAAGAGAAAATCATATTATTTTTAACATCAA is a genomic window containing:
- a CDS encoding AI-2E family transporter, producing the protein MNHSKITVSFLGILVLVALGFVFYYLSSILKPFFVAVFLSILLDPLVEWLRKIKIPKGIAVLIVLLLTFAFLFLLGVMVYASFSSFSNELPKYEAKFTTMFQHILQWFNIPLEDLNSYLNNVDWRRAITGLSLPSYISSGIGSFFQFLANVFIVLLFMIYILLGRDSFYDRVRRAFESQGTDRVMVTVKNINDQIQEYLIVKTIISLLTGVLATVVLLAFGVDFALVWGMLTFMLNFIPNIGSTIATLPPILLALLQFDSLMRPLWITISLLVIQMTMGNFVEPKFLGKRLDLSPLVVILFLIFWGYLWGIVGMILAVPIAATIKIVTENIKPLRPISVFMSGG